The proteins below come from a single Takifugu rubripes chromosome 10, fTakRub1.2, whole genome shotgun sequence genomic window:
- the scrib gene encoding protein scribble homolog isoform X13 — protein MLKCIPLWRCNRHVESVDKRHCNLHTVPDEIFRYSRSLEELLLDANQLKELPKPFFRLLNLRKLGLSDNEIQRLPPEVANFMQLVELDISRNDIPEIPESIKFCRALEIADFSGNPLSRLPDGFTQLRTLAHLALNDVSLQTLPNDIGNLANLVTLELRENLLKSLPTSLSFLVKLEQLDLGSNELEDLPDTLGALPNLRELWLDRNQLSTLPEELGNLRRLVCLDVSENRLEELPSELNGLLALTDLLLTQNLLEFVPDSIGSLKQLSILKVDQNRMTNLTDSIGECENLTELVLTENLLQSLPQSLGKLKKLTNLNVDRNRLSSVPKELGGCSSLNVLSLRDNRLGKLPAELADATELHVLDVAGNRLQNLPFSLTNLNLKAMWLAENQSQPMLKFQTEDDERTGEKVLTCYLLPQQPSPSLENLLQSSVDDSWTDSNLNRVSVIQFQEETKGEDEDDEAAAERRGLQRRATPHPSELKVMKKVIEERRNEAYTSRADGADENEDQQEKRLSDLSNQSHDSQVSNSTLSAASHEDRLNAAPNTQREDLVDGHSPQDEEELDEMEVEYIEPTVHFAEEPIIRGGDEDEEEGGENGDRTDEEDEKPSFPMEKQRLIRKDTPHYKKHFKITKLPKPETVAALLQGFSPDGLNSPTRAGEEEDEEDDDQSTPLHHPRMEELGDSRLQVNSSQVKGVSFDQVNNLLIEPARIEEEEHTITIQRQTGGLGISIAGGKGSTPYKGDDEGIFISRVSAEGPAARAGVKVGDKLLEVNGVDLHEAEHHTAVEALRSSGATVSMTVLREHMVEPENAITTTPLRPEDDYFPRERRSSGIAFNLEPTTSGPQQRLTTCLIRNDKGLGFSIAGGKGSTPYRTGDTGIYISRIAEGGAAHRDSVLCVGDRVISINGVDMTEARHDQAVALLTGTSPTISLVVERDPKASMGSPGQSRARAHSPPPPEPSDSPDQDEEGLQGNHLGQMEDQYPIEEVTLLKSGGPLGLSIVGGSDHASHPFGVNEPGVFISKVIPHGLASQSGLRVGDRILEVNSIDLRHATHQEAVRSLLANKQEIRMLVRRDPSPPGMQEVVIQKQPGEKLGISIRGGAKGHAGNPFDATDEGVFISKVSSTGAAARDGRLQVGMRILEVNNHSLLGMTHTEAVRVLRAVGDSLSMLVCDGFDPQKVTSVEASPGIIANPFAAGIVRKNSMESISSIDRDLSPEEIDIMQKESEMVRETSQWEREEMEKVERMRLEREEATRQLEEETENISTGPLKLDYKTLAALPTSSLQKINRAPSTDSPRTDSPIREAPYSPIIQPPSHQSSNSSLCAARETRFANIHYTSTPTTKDDTLSSTRPGAIQPVGRVRQGTSPSTPDGHSPNPFQHGPSPFNSQTSDLYGVRNNFHHRQSSPESPSPSGKDGPEQRSFKDRQKYFEIDVKQQTPEKPKPRVSLVGEDDLKKMREEEERKFEQRAREYLLDEDDEEDDEEDLAKQVAHMKASGKVLLDGVEYKVEPISSPSQHYNLTPQRYSSSSGPSPVDSKGDSQRNSLEDSFRQEQRPNSMTGLIPAYSGETAPIRTAKAERRHQERLRMQSPELAVAPDKDLSPAEKRALEAEKRAMWRAARPCGLEDDVRQYEQDLAKRLYQARVRASQGTSEAPTSSASSAASQLRMKSLEQDALKAQMVIAKSRDGKKRGTLDQLTESPSPAPTPSPTPMEELSPRGLTSPGRLSLSSKKFDYRQFAAIPSSKPVYDIQTPDTIDDMKFIDDGSSSQGRAASPEAEMQTAPPATSALEEMALYSNKRKLRQGRRSLETAVPT, from the exons ATGCTGAAGTGCATTCCTCTGTGGCGCTGCAACCGCCACGTCGAGTCGGTGGACAAGCGACATTGCAACCTGCATACTGTCCCCGATGAGATATTCCGCTACAGTCGCAGCCTGGAAGAGCTACTCCTTGATGCCAACCAACTCAAAGAGCTACCAAAG CCTTTCTTCAGACTACTGAACCTCCGGAAGCTCGGCCTTAGTGATAATGAGATCCAGAGACTCCCACCCGAGGTGGCCAATTTCAtgcagctggtggagctggacatCTCCAGAAATG ACATTCCTGAGATCCCCGAGAGCATTAAATTTTGCAGAGCTTTGGAGATTGCAGATTTCAGTGGAAACCCCCTATCCAG ATTGCCAGATGGCTTCACTCAACTCAGAACGCTGGCTCACTTGGCACTCAACGATGTGTCATTGCAGACGTTACCCAATGACATTGGAAA TTTAGCTAACCTGGTGACGTTGGAGCTCAGGGAGAACCTGCTGAAGTCTCTGCCCAC CTCGCTCTCTTTCCTGGTAAAACTGGAACAGCTGGATCTGGGCAGTAATGAACTGGAAGATTTG CCGGACACCCTTGGTGCTCTCCCCAATCTGAGGGAACTCTGGCTTGACCGAAATCAATTATCTACATTACCAGAA gagctAGGGAACCTGCGGAGACTGGTGTGTCTGGACGTGTCTGAAAACCGTCTGGAGGAGCTTCCCTCGGAGCTAAATGGCCTTTTGGCTCTCACTGACCTGCTGCTCACACAGAACCTTCTGGAGTTTGTTCCAGACAGCATAG GCTCCCTGAAACAGCTATCCATCTTGAAGGTGGACCAGAACAGGATGACTAATCTGACTGATTCAATAGGAGAATGTGAAAACCTAACAGAGCTTGTCCTAACAGAAAACCTATTACAG TCACTTCCTCAATCGCTGGGCAAGCTAAAGAAACTGACCAATCTGAATGTAGACCGCAACCGTTTGAGCAGCGTACCCAAAGAGCTGGGTGGCTGCTCCAGCCTCAATGTCCTCTCACTGAGAGACAACCGCTTGGGCAAACTTCCCGCTGAGCTTGCAGATGCCACTGAGCTACACGTGCTGGATGTGGCCGGAAACAG ATTACAAAATCTGCCCTTTTCACTGACAAACCTCAACCTGAAGGCTATGTGGCTGGCAGAGAACCAGTCACAGCCAATGCTCAAATTCCAGACAGAGGATGATGAACGTACGGGAGAGAAAGTGTTGACCTGCTATCTGCTTCCTCAGCAGCCCTCTCCAAGTCTAG AGAACTTGTTGCAGAGCAGTGTGGATGACAGCTGGACAGACAGTAACCTGAACAGAGTGTCAGTGATTCAGTTCCAGGAGGAGACCAAaggagaggacgaggatgatgaggcagcagcagaacgCAGA gGCCTTCAGCGAAGAGCCACGCCACATCCGAGTGAACTGAAAGTGATGAAGAAGGTCATTgaggagagaagaaatgaaGCTTACACATCCAGAGCTGATGGCGCAGATGAGAATGAAGACCAACAG GAGAAGCGGCTCAGTGACCTGTCCAATCAGAGCCACGACTCCCAGGTCTCCAATAGCACACTGTCGGCCGCCTCGCACGAGGACAGGCTCAATGCTGCCCCAAACACTCAGAGGGAAGACCTTGTAGATGGCCACTCTCCTCAGGATGAGGAAGAGTTGGATGAGATGGAGGTGGAATACATTGAG ccaaCTGTGCACTTTGCAGAAGAGCCAATCATTCGAGGAGGAgacgaggatgaagaagagggtGGGGAAAATGGCGATAGGACTGACGAAGAGGACGAGAAGCCGTCCTTTCCTATGGAGAAGCAACGGTTGATCAGAAAAGATACACCACACTACAAGAAGCACTTCAAGATTACCAAGCTGCCTAAGCCCGAGACCGTGGCTGCTCTTCTGCAGGGATTCAGTCCTGATGGCCTGAATTCCCCAACACGggctggtgaagaagaggatgaggaggacgatgaTCAGAGCACCCCACTGCATCATCCCAGAATGGAGGAGCTTGGGGACAGCAGGCTCCAGGTTAACTCCAGTCAAGTGAAG GGGGTGTCATTTGATCAAGTCAATAATCTGCTGATTGAACCTGCTCGaattgaggaggaagag CACACAATCACCATTCAGCGACAAACAGGCGGCCTGGGCATCAGCATTGCTGGTGGGAAAGGATCTACACCTTACAAGGGAGATGATGAG GGAATCTTCATCTCTAGGGTATCTGCAGAGGGTCCTGCAGCCAGAGCTGGGGTGAAAGTAGGAGACAAACTCCTGGAG gtgaaTGGTGTGGACCTCCATGAGGCAGAACACCACACAGCTGTTGAAGCGTTGCGAAGCTCCGGGGCGACAGTTTCTATGACGGTGCTACGTGAACATATGGTGGAACCAGAGAACGCCATCACCACCACGCCGCTGAGGCCGGAAGACGACTACTTCCCACGGGAGAGGCGCAGCAGCGGCATCGCCTTCAACCTGGAGCCAACCACCAGCGGACCTCAGCAGCGACTCACCACCTGCCTGATCCGAAATGACAAGGGGCTTGGATTCAGCATCGCCGGTGGCAAAGGCTCCACACCTTACCGTACAGGAGACACG GGAATCTATATTTCACGTATTGCTGAAGGTGGAGCAGCTCACAGAGACAGTGTACTGTGCGTAGGGGACAGGGTGATTTCT ATCAATGGTGTTGACATGACAGAGGCCAGGCATGACCAGGCAGTAGCACTCCTTACTGGCACCTCCCCCACCATCTCCCTCGTGGTGGAGCGAGATCCGAAAGCATCAATGGGCTCTCCTGGCCAATCTCGGGCGCGAGCCCATTCCCCTCCACCCCCAGAACCCTCCGATTCACCAGACCAGGACGAAGAAGGTCTTCAAGGAAACCACTTGGGCCAGATGGAGGATCAGTATCCCATTGAG GAGGTCACGCTACTAAAGTCCGGTGGCCCTCTAGGCCTGAGTATTGTGGGAGGCAGCGATCATGCCAGTCACCCATTTGGAGTCAATGAGCCCGGTGTCTTCATCTCCAAG GTGATTCCTCATGGTCTTGCGAGTCAAAGTGGGCTGCGTGTCGGAGATCGAATACTGGAAGTAAATTCCATCGATCTGCGTCATGCCACCCATCAGGAAGCTGTCCGCTCTCTTTTGGCTAATAAGCAGGAGATCCGTATGCTAGTACGGAGGGACCCTTCGCCACCCGGCATGCAG GAAGTTGTAATCCAGAAGCAGCCAGGGGAGAAACTTGGCATTAGTATTCGTGGTGGGGCAAAGGGTCATGCAGGAAACCCCTTTGATGCCACAGATGAGGGTGTCTTCATCTCCAAG GTGAGTTCAACTGGTGCAGCAGCACGAGATGGCCGTCTGCAGGTGGGCATGCGGATCCTCGAGGTGAATAACCACAGCCTGCTGGGAATGACGCACACAGAGGCTGTACGAGTGCTGCGGGCTGTGGGAGACTCTCTCAGCATGCTCGTGTGTGATGGCTTTGACCCACAGAAGGTCACGTCTGTAGAG GCCTCTCCCGGCATCATTGCCAACCCATTCGCAGCAGGCATCGTCCGTAAGAACAGCATGGAGAGTATCTCATCTATAGACCGTGACCTGAGTCCAGAAGAGATCGACATTATGCAGAAG GAGTCTGAAATGGTGAGAGAAACATCACAGTGGGAACgtgaagagatggagaaagtg GAGCGTATGCGTTTGGAGCGAGAGGAAGCAACTCGCCAGCTAGAAGAGGAGACCGAG AACATAAGCACTGGACCCCTAAAACTTGACTACAAAACACTGGCGGCACTGCCCACCAGCAGTCTGCAGAAAATTAACAGG GCACCTTCCACTGATTCCCCCAGGACAGATAGCCCAATCAGGGAAGCGCCTTACTCTCCCATAATCCAACCG CCCAGTCATCAGTCTTCCAACAGCTCCCTGTGTGCAGCCAGGGAAACCCGCTTC GCAAACATTCATTACACTTCCACCCCCACTACCAAGGATGACACACTTTCATCA ACTCGACCGGGGGCCATCCAGCCAGTGGGACGTGTGCGTCAGGGAACGTCCCCCTCCACCCCGGACGGCCACAGCCCCAACCCTTTCCAGCATGGCCCCTCCCCCTTCAACTCCCAGACCTCT GATCTCTATGGTGTGAGGAACAACTTCCACCACAGGCAGTCAAGCCCAGAG AGTCCTTCTCCTAGTGGGAAAGACGGCCCAGAGCAGCGATCTTTCAAGGACCGTCAGAAGTACTTTGAGATTGACGTGAAGCAACAGACTCcagaaaaacccaaacctcGAGTGTCGCTCGTTGGCGAAGATGACCTCAAGAaaatgagagaggaagaag AGAGGAAGTTTGAGCAGCGGGCGCGGGAGTACCTATTGGATGAagacgatgaggaggatgatgaggaggatctgGCTAAGCAGGTGGCACACATGAAGGCCTCTGGGAAAGTCTTACTGGATGGCGTCGAGTACAAGGTGGAGCCCATTTCCTCCCCATCTCAGCACTATAATCTAACGCCACAAAgatacagcagcagctctgg gCCTTCTCCAGTTGATAGTAAAGGGGACTCTCAGAGGAATTCACTGGAGGACAGTTTCAGGCAGGAGCAGAGGCCCAACTCCATGACTGG TCTGATCCCAGCGTATTCCGGGGAAACGGCTCCCATCCGCACAGCCAAAGCGGAGCGAAGACACCAGGAAAGGCTCCGCATGCAGAGCCCCGAGCTGGCCGTGGCCCCCGACAAAGACCTGTCCCCCGCTGAGAAACGAGCCCTAGAGGCTGAGAAGAGAGCCATGTGGCGGGCGGCAAG GCCCTGTGGCTTAGAGGACGATGTTAGACAGTATGAGCAGGACCTGGCTAAGAGGCTCTACCAGGCCCGGGTGAGGGCTTCTCAGGGCACGTCCGAGgcccccacctcctctgcctcctccgcAGCCTCCCAGCTCAG AATGAAGTCTCTGGAGCAGGACGCTCTGAAAGCTCAGATGGTCATCGCAAAGTCTCGGGACGGCAAGAAACGCGGCACGCTCGACCAGCTGACGGAGTCGCCCTCACCTGCCCCCACACCCTCACCTACACCAATGGAAG AGCTCAGTCCCCGAGGACTCACCTCTCCTGGGAGGCTG TCCCTGTCGTCAAAGAAGTTTGACTACCGACAGTTTGCAGCCATTCCTTCTTCCAAACCAGTATACGACATCCAG ACACCTGACACAATCGACGACATGAAGTTCATTGACGACGGCTCCAGCAGCCAGG GGCGCGCTGCGAGTCCAGAGGCCGAGATGCAGACGGCACCGCCTGCTACCTCCGCCCTGGAGGAAATGGCACTGTACAGCAACAAGCGCAAACTGAGGCAGGGCCGCCGCAGCCTGGAAACCGCCGTACCCACGTAA
- the scrib gene encoding protein scribble homolog isoform X2 has protein sequence MLKCIPLWRCNRHVESVDKRHCNLHTVPDEIFRYSRSLEELLLDANQLKELPKPFFRLLNLRKLGLSDNEIQRLPPEVANFMQLVELDISRNDIPEIPESIKFCRALEIADFSGNPLSRLPDGFTQLRTLAHLALNDVSLQTLPNDIGNLANLVTLELRENLLKSLPTSLSFLVKLEQLDLGSNELEDLPDTLGALPNLRELWLDRNQLSTLPEELGNLRRLVCLDVSENRLEELPSELNGLLALTDLLLTQNLLEFVPDSIGSLKQLSILKVDQNRMTNLTDSIGECENLTELVLTENLLQSLPQSLGKLKKLTNLNVDRNRLSSVPKELGGCSSLNVLSLRDNRLGKLPAELADATELHVLDVAGNRLQNLPFSLTNLNLKAMWLAENQSQPMLKFQTEDDERTGEKVLTCYLLPQQPSPSLENLLQSSVDDSWTDSNLNRVSVIQFQEETKGEDEDDEAAAERRGLQRRATPHPSELKVMKKVIEERRNEAYTSRADGADENEDQQEKRLSDLSNQSHDSQVSNSTLSAASHEDRLNAAPNTQREDLVDGHSPQDEEELDEMEVEYIEPTVHFAEEPIIRGGDEDEEEGGENGDRTDEEDEKPSFPMEKQRLIRKDTPHYKKHFKITKLPKPETVAALLQGFSPDGLNSPTRAGEEEDEEDDDQSTPLHHPRMEELGDSRLQVNSSQVKGVSFDQVNNLLIEPARIEEEEHTITIQRQTGGLGISIAGGKGSTPYKGDDEGIFISRVSAEGPAARAGVKVGDKLLEVNGVDLHEAEHHTAVEALRSSGATVSMTVLREHMVEPENAITTTPLRPEDDYFPRERRSSGIAFNLEPTTSGPQQRLTTCLIRNDKGLGFSIAGGKGSTPYRTGDTGIYISRIAEGGAAHRDSVLCVGDRVISINGVDMTEARHDQAVALLTGTSPTISLVVERDPKASMGSPGQSRARAHSPPPPEPSDSPDQDEEGLQGNHLGQMEDQYPIEEVTLLKSGGPLGLSIVGGSDHASHPFGVNEPGVFISKVIPHGLASQSGLRVGDRILEVNSIDLRHATHQEAVRSLLANKQEIRMLVRRDPSPPGMQEVVIQKQPGEKLGISIRGGAKGHAGNPFDATDEGVFISKVSSTGAAARDGRLQVGMRILEVNNHSLLGMTHTEAVRVLRAVGDSLSMLVCDGFDPQKVTSVEASPGIIANPFAAGIVRKNSMESISSIDRDLSPEEIDIMQKESEMVRETSQWEREEMEKVERMRLEREEATRQLEEETENISTGPLKLDYKTLAALPTSSLQKINRAPSTDSPRTDSPIREAPYSPIIQPANIHYTSTPTTKDDTLSSTRPGAIQPVGRVRQGTSPSTPDGHSPNPFQHGPSPFNSQTSPRAPSPTSPVEFPMNVKQAYKAFAAVPRSLAVLEPSQDLYGVRNNFHHRQSSPEPESNNEVFDEDLDVSKGLPGKVSPRQEYMNLAAVPRFSRPSMELQSPSPSGKDGPEQRSFKDRQKYFEIDVKQQTPEKPKPRVSLVGEDDLKKMREEEERKFEQRAREYLLDEDDEEDDEEDLAKQVAHMKASGKVLLDGVEYKVEPISSPSQHYNLTPQRYSSSSGPSPVDSKGDSQRNSLEDSFRQEQRPNSMTGLIPAYSGETAPIRTAKAERRHQERLRMQSPELAVAPDKDLSPAEKRALEAEKRAMWRAARPCGLEDDVRQYEQDLAKRLYQARVRASQGTSEAPTSSASSAASQLRMKSLEQDALKAQMVIAKSRDGKKRGTLDQLTESPSPAPTPSPTPMEELSPRGLTSPGRLSLSSKKFDYRQFAAIPSSKPVYDIQTPDTIDDMKFIDDGSSSQGRAASPEAEMQTAPPATSALEEMALYSNKRKLRQGRRSLETAVPT, from the exons ATGCTGAAGTGCATTCCTCTGTGGCGCTGCAACCGCCACGTCGAGTCGGTGGACAAGCGACATTGCAACCTGCATACTGTCCCCGATGAGATATTCCGCTACAGTCGCAGCCTGGAAGAGCTACTCCTTGATGCCAACCAACTCAAAGAGCTACCAAAG CCTTTCTTCAGACTACTGAACCTCCGGAAGCTCGGCCTTAGTGATAATGAGATCCAGAGACTCCCACCCGAGGTGGCCAATTTCAtgcagctggtggagctggacatCTCCAGAAATG ACATTCCTGAGATCCCCGAGAGCATTAAATTTTGCAGAGCTTTGGAGATTGCAGATTTCAGTGGAAACCCCCTATCCAG ATTGCCAGATGGCTTCACTCAACTCAGAACGCTGGCTCACTTGGCACTCAACGATGTGTCATTGCAGACGTTACCCAATGACATTGGAAA TTTAGCTAACCTGGTGACGTTGGAGCTCAGGGAGAACCTGCTGAAGTCTCTGCCCAC CTCGCTCTCTTTCCTGGTAAAACTGGAACAGCTGGATCTGGGCAGTAATGAACTGGAAGATTTG CCGGACACCCTTGGTGCTCTCCCCAATCTGAGGGAACTCTGGCTTGACCGAAATCAATTATCTACATTACCAGAA gagctAGGGAACCTGCGGAGACTGGTGTGTCTGGACGTGTCTGAAAACCGTCTGGAGGAGCTTCCCTCGGAGCTAAATGGCCTTTTGGCTCTCACTGACCTGCTGCTCACACAGAACCTTCTGGAGTTTGTTCCAGACAGCATAG GCTCCCTGAAACAGCTATCCATCTTGAAGGTGGACCAGAACAGGATGACTAATCTGACTGATTCAATAGGAGAATGTGAAAACCTAACAGAGCTTGTCCTAACAGAAAACCTATTACAG TCACTTCCTCAATCGCTGGGCAAGCTAAAGAAACTGACCAATCTGAATGTAGACCGCAACCGTTTGAGCAGCGTACCCAAAGAGCTGGGTGGCTGCTCCAGCCTCAATGTCCTCTCACTGAGAGACAACCGCTTGGGCAAACTTCCCGCTGAGCTTGCAGATGCCACTGAGCTACACGTGCTGGATGTGGCCGGAAACAG ATTACAAAATCTGCCCTTTTCACTGACAAACCTCAACCTGAAGGCTATGTGGCTGGCAGAGAACCAGTCACAGCCAATGCTCAAATTCCAGACAGAGGATGATGAACGTACGGGAGAGAAAGTGTTGACCTGCTATCTGCTTCCTCAGCAGCCCTCTCCAAGTCTAG AGAACTTGTTGCAGAGCAGTGTGGATGACAGCTGGACAGACAGTAACCTGAACAGAGTGTCAGTGATTCAGTTCCAGGAGGAGACCAAaggagaggacgaggatgatgaggcagcagcagaacgCAGA gGCCTTCAGCGAAGAGCCACGCCACATCCGAGTGAACTGAAAGTGATGAAGAAGGTCATTgaggagagaagaaatgaaGCTTACACATCCAGAGCTGATGGCGCAGATGAGAATGAAGACCAACAG GAGAAGCGGCTCAGTGACCTGTCCAATCAGAGCCACGACTCCCAGGTCTCCAATAGCACACTGTCGGCCGCCTCGCACGAGGACAGGCTCAATGCTGCCCCAAACACTCAGAGGGAAGACCTTGTAGATGGCCACTCTCCTCAGGATGAGGAAGAGTTGGATGAGATGGAGGTGGAATACATTGAG ccaaCTGTGCACTTTGCAGAAGAGCCAATCATTCGAGGAGGAgacgaggatgaagaagagggtGGGGAAAATGGCGATAGGACTGACGAAGAGGACGAGAAGCCGTCCTTTCCTATGGAGAAGCAACGGTTGATCAGAAAAGATACACCACACTACAAGAAGCACTTCAAGATTACCAAGCTGCCTAAGCCCGAGACCGTGGCTGCTCTTCTGCAGGGATTCAGTCCTGATGGCCTGAATTCCCCAACACGggctggtgaagaagaggatgaggaggacgatgaTCAGAGCACCCCACTGCATCATCCCAGAATGGAGGAGCTTGGGGACAGCAGGCTCCAGGTTAACTCCAGTCAAGTGAAG GGGGTGTCATTTGATCAAGTCAATAATCTGCTGATTGAACCTGCTCGaattgaggaggaagag CACACAATCACCATTCAGCGACAAACAGGCGGCCTGGGCATCAGCATTGCTGGTGGGAAAGGATCTACACCTTACAAGGGAGATGATGAG GGAATCTTCATCTCTAGGGTATCTGCAGAGGGTCCTGCAGCCAGAGCTGGGGTGAAAGTAGGAGACAAACTCCTGGAG gtgaaTGGTGTGGACCTCCATGAGGCAGAACACCACACAGCTGTTGAAGCGTTGCGAAGCTCCGGGGCGACAGTTTCTATGACGGTGCTACGTGAACATATGGTGGAACCAGAGAACGCCATCACCACCACGCCGCTGAGGCCGGAAGACGACTACTTCCCACGGGAGAGGCGCAGCAGCGGCATCGCCTTCAACCTGGAGCCAACCACCAGCGGACCTCAGCAGCGACTCACCACCTGCCTGATCCGAAATGACAAGGGGCTTGGATTCAGCATCGCCGGTGGCAAAGGCTCCACACCTTACCGTACAGGAGACACG GGAATCTATATTTCACGTATTGCTGAAGGTGGAGCAGCTCACAGAGACAGTGTACTGTGCGTAGGGGACAGGGTGATTTCT ATCAATGGTGTTGACATGACAGAGGCCAGGCATGACCAGGCAGTAGCACTCCTTACTGGCACCTCCCCCACCATCTCCCTCGTGGTGGAGCGAGATCCGAAAGCATCAATGGGCTCTCCTGGCCAATCTCGGGCGCGAGCCCATTCCCCTCCACCCCCAGAACCCTCCGATTCACCAGACCAGGACGAAGAAGGTCTTCAAGGAAACCACTTGGGCCAGATGGAGGATCAGTATCCCATTGAG GAGGTCACGCTACTAAAGTCCGGTGGCCCTCTAGGCCTGAGTATTGTGGGAGGCAGCGATCATGCCAGTCACCCATTTGGAGTCAATGAGCCCGGTGTCTTCATCTCCAAG GTGATTCCTCATGGTCTTGCGAGTCAAAGTGGGCTGCGTGTCGGAGATCGAATACTGGAAGTAAATTCCATCGATCTGCGTCATGCCACCCATCAGGAAGCTGTCCGCTCTCTTTTGGCTAATAAGCAGGAGATCCGTATGCTAGTACGGAGGGACCCTTCGCCACCCGGCATGCAG GAAGTTGTAATCCAGAAGCAGCCAGGGGAGAAACTTGGCATTAGTATTCGTGGTGGGGCAAAGGGTCATGCAGGAAACCCCTTTGATGCCACAGATGAGGGTGTCTTCATCTCCAAG GTGAGTTCAACTGGTGCAGCAGCACGAGATGGCCGTCTGCAGGTGGGCATGCGGATCCTCGAGGTGAATAACCACAGCCTGCTGGGAATGACGCACACAGAGGCTGTACGAGTGCTGCGGGCTGTGGGAGACTCTCTCAGCATGCTCGTGTGTGATGGCTTTGACCCACAGAAGGTCACGTCTGTAGAG GCCTCTCCCGGCATCATTGCCAACCCATTCGCAGCAGGCATCGTCCGTAAGAACAGCATGGAGAGTATCTCATCTATAGACCGTGACCTGAGTCCAGAAGAGATCGACATTATGCAGAAG GAGTCTGAAATGGTGAGAGAAACATCACAGTGGGAACgtgaagagatggagaaagtg GAGCGTATGCGTTTGGAGCGAGAGGAAGCAACTCGCCAGCTAGAAGAGGAGACCGAG AACATAAGCACTGGACCCCTAAAACTTGACTACAAAACACTGGCGGCACTGCCCACCAGCAGTCTGCAGAAAATTAACAGG GCACCTTCCACTGATTCCCCCAGGACAGATAGCCCAATCAGGGAAGCGCCTTACTCTCCCATAATCCAACCG GCAAACATTCATTACACTTCCACCCCCACTACCAAGGATGACACACTTTCATCA ACTCGACCGGGGGCCATCCAGCCAGTGGGACGTGTGCGTCAGGGAACGTCCCCCTCCACCCCGGACGGCCACAGCCCCAACCCTTTCCAGCATGGCCCCTCCCCCTTCAACTCCCAGACCTCT CCTCGCGCCCCTTCCCCCACTTCGCCTGTCGAGTTCCCCATGAATGTCAAGCAGGCATACAAGGCGTTTGCCGCCGTGCCTCGCTCGCTGGCAGTGCTGGAGCCTTCGCAG GATCTCTATGGTGTGAGGAACAACTTCCACCACAGGCAGTCAAGCCCAGAG CCTGAGTCGAACAACGAGGTCTTTGACGAGGACTTAGATGTCAGTAAGGGACTGCCTGGCAAGGTTTCCCCTCGTCAGGAATACATGAACCTTGCAGCAGTGCCTCGATTCTCCAGGCCCTCCATGGAGCTACAG AGTCCTTCTCCTAGTGGGAAAGACGGCCCAGAGCAGCGATCTTTCAAGGACCGTCAGAAGTACTTTGAGATTGACGTGAAGCAACAGACTCcagaaaaacccaaacctcGAGTGTCGCTCGTTGGCGAAGATGACCTCAAGAaaatgagagaggaagaag AGAGGAAGTTTGAGCAGCGGGCGCGGGAGTACCTATTGGATGAagacgatgaggaggatgatgaggaggatctgGCTAAGCAGGTGGCACACATGAAGGCCTCTGGGAAAGTCTTACTGGATGGCGTCGAGTACAAGGTGGAGCCCATTTCCTCCCCATCTCAGCACTATAATCTAACGCCACAAAgatacagcagcagctctgg gCCTTCTCCAGTTGATAGTAAAGGGGACTCTCAGAGGAATTCACTGGAGGACAGTTTCAGGCAGGAGCAGAGGCCCAACTCCATGACTGG TCTGATCCCAGCGTATTCCGGGGAAACGGCTCCCATCCGCACAGCCAAAGCGGAGCGAAGACACCAGGAAAGGCTCCGCATGCAGAGCCCCGAGCTGGCCGTGGCCCCCGACAAAGACCTGTCCCCCGCTGAGAAACGAGCCCTAGAGGCTGAGAAGAGAGCCATGTGGCGGGCGGCAAG GCCCTGTGGCTTAGAGGACGATGTTAGACAGTATGAGCAGGACCTGGCTAAGAGGCTCTACCAGGCCCGGGTGAGGGCTTCTCAGGGCACGTCCGAGgcccccacctcctctgcctcctccgcAGCCTCCCAGCTCAG AATGAAGTCTCTGGAGCAGGACGCTCTGAAAGCTCAGATGGTCATCGCAAAGTCTCGGGACGGCAAGAAACGCGGCACGCTCGACCAGCTGACGGAGTCGCCCTCACCTGCCCCCACACCCTCACCTACACCAATGGAAG AGCTCAGTCCCCGAGGACTCACCTCTCCTGGGAGGCTG TCCCTGTCGTCAAAGAAGTTTGACTACCGACAGTTTGCAGCCATTCCTTCTTCCAAACCAGTATACGACATCCAG ACACCTGACACAATCGACGACATGAAGTTCATTGACGACGGCTCCAGCAGCCAGG GGCGCGCTGCGAGTCCAGAGGCCGAGATGCAGACGGCACCGCCTGCTACCTCCGCCCTGGAGGAAATGGCACTGTACAGCAACAAGCGCAAACTGAGGCAGGGCCGCCGCAGCCTGGAAACCGCCGTACCCACGTAA